The genomic interval GAGGGTACGCTAGCGTGCGGGAGCCAAAATGAGAATTGCTGGCAGGTGAGGCCTTCACCTTGCCCCATTACCCTTCTGCCCCTAAACTCGCCAGCAACCAAACCCGCCCAGGCGATGTCTCATGGCGTGGCCCTGAAACGCGAGGAATCCTGGGCCGATCACCAGGCGATCATGGCCTGACCCACGCTCTACACAACACGGGAGTGCCCCGTATGACCGAGCCCCTGTTTGAACTTGGCCAGGTCGTCATGACCCGGACCGCGCAACTGGCCTTGGATAAGCGCGGGCAACTGCACATCGTCCAGACCATGCTTAACCGCCACGCCCTGGGTGACTGGGGCGACCTGGACAAGGAGGATATTCAGGCCAACAACGCGGCCCTCCGGGATGGGGACCGGCTGCTGAGCGCCTACCAATTCGACGATGGCTTCAAGGTGTGGATCATCACCGAGGCCGACCGCTCCGCCACCACGGTCCTCCTGCCCGAGGATTACTGAGACCCTGCCATGAGCTTCCCGCGACGGCATCTCGCAGGCCTGGGGCGCTGGGGAAAGGGGGCACAGCCGTTAACCTGGTATCGCTATGGTGTCTTTAATGCGTTGGCGTAAACCGCCCCTGGATGCCTGTCCCTGTGGCGCCCCTCATGCCTATGCCGCCTGCTGCGGACGCTATCTGGATGCCGGCCAATTGCCGCCCACGGCCGAGGCCCTGATGCGCTCGCGCTACGTAGCCTATGTCCGGAAACGCTCCGACTATGTGCTGCGGACTTGGCACCCATCCACCCGGCCCGCCCATCTCGATCTGGAGACGGAATCGGTGCCTTGGCTGGGCTTGAAAGTCATCCGCGCGGTAGCAGGTGGTCCTGAGGACACCCAGGGCACCGTGGAATTTGTCGCCCGCTACAAAATCGCCGGCCGGGCCCATCGGCTGCGCGAGATCAGCCGTTTTACGCGTGAGGAAGGCCAGTGGTTTTATCTGGACGCCCAGGACTGACGCCCGTGGACCGCCTGCGCGGGGCCTTGTGGGGCCTGTTCGTTGGCGATGCGCTGGCGATGCCCGTCCATTGGTATTACGACATCACCGCCCTGCGGCGGGATTTCGGGACCATCCGCGACTATCAGGGCCCCAAGGCGCGCCATCCCAACTCCATCATGCCTCTGGCCAGTACCGGTCGCGCGGGACGTGGCTCCCAGGAGGGTGAGGTGGTCGGCGGCGTCATTCTCAAGGGCAAGAA from Chromatiaceae bacterium carries:
- a CDS encoding YchJ family protein, with the protein product MRWRKPPLDACPCGAPHAYAACCGRYLDAGQLPPTAEALMRSRYVAYVRKRSDYVLRTWHPSTRPAHLDLETESVPWLGLKVIRAVAGGPEDTQGTVEFVARYKIAGRAHRLREISRFTREEGQWFYLDAQD